One genomic region from Bactrocera tryoni isolate S06 chromosome 3, CSIRO_BtryS06_freeze2, whole genome shotgun sequence encodes:
- the LOC120771828 gene encoding uncharacterized protein LOC120771828 isoform X5 → MNAAHSNNRRRQRHKSAGVMATPSATIVSTAAALYVCLHICCLLQLGEAHVALTYPPARKYDLDFLDNSRTKGPCGMPKGTIRTSLLSGSKFNATWHLAYPHKGGFRLQLLDALDRPVLDLTPHVNGGEFVRTDVTAQSFQVSIPKDFECLNCTLRLLRQADEWSDGYRFWSCADVDIKNRKDFRETCSGNGKYFPSRCKCDKNFYGPQCQYKDECTSNQDCGNQGKCIDLAGTSLPRKQCYCNFGWHGIGCNKKSPFRTTDLDMSAYSMKQLSPDYQMYWRLLEEHKEIEVVLKVNGTSWVGLGWRPNSLNAECKNFPLIRDIGDLKTTLTASEPSAEPEPEPSAEPEPKAEPEPSAEPEPKAEPEPSAEPEPSAEPEPKAEPEPSAEPEPTSTPEPKSEPEPVAEPAPEPTAEPEPSAEPEPAASTKSKRVAKHEDDQLQSMEGVTSVATSVSYRVSSSAGRRRRQAPEPKLRLNPYTPKFDFNPMDCTDIVIGSARGMASRVGDYYTRDRSTPRKDEFYGGKSDLSLGTGFEENGVTTIIFRKKLVATEPTDHTLDDALTHVIWAKGQEPGQYVHVPASGIETEAASVKDFYQPDELKYHGHKMQRGVTQLNFFEKEKAATIDGVTEASTNLLDNDCMGHWKYPSNCSPENHTCEYYAQWETVGRGDVMRWHIETSNTKTWTGIGFSDDEKMSQTDAIIGWVDRNGRPFLMDTWINGYGAPKLDVRQDIIGTPSGRIEYGVTILEFDRKRVSNDEQDLSFTDDHCLYLFFPVLGGAFHAVNKKMAKHERTPTISSTRVCIKSCGKELESIMNTATPAPDRLVYAVGVKLMKLAESFEAPQPGTVEFNNLAATISDSFNGVLNSIPGYYKTEIVGFEKQGTTMVAKLQAMFDRADYEKGHALATNTVGADNSEAAKSGDIVKAALQDKIATGKVGSLTVDPQFLDFKALEYKVADKSEDTLLSFFELSEVRLYIVLGLIAALVFIALVQAICTICKTSRKNKAQKLVYVIPDEWRIYQQRLHQRYYQPSSEL, encoded by the exons GGCGGCTTCCGGCTGCAATTACTCGACGCACTCGACCGCCCAGTGCTGGACCTAACACCGCACGTCAATGGTGGCGAATTCGTGCGCACCGACGTTAC GGCCCAGTCCTTTCAGGTGAGCATACCCAAAGATTTTGAGTGCTTGAACTGCACACTGCGCCTATTGCGTCAAGCTGATGAATGGTCGGATGGTTATCGTTTTTGGTCTTGCGCCGATGTTGATATAAAGAATCGCAAAGACTTTCGTGAGACTTGTTCGGGCAATGGCAAATATTTCCCTTCACGTTGTAAATGTGACAAGAACTTTTATGGCCCGCAGTGTCAATACAAAGATGAGTGCACCAGCAATCAGGACTGTGGTAATCAAGGCAAATGTATCGATCTTGCCGGTACATCGCTGCCACGTAAACagtgttattgtaattttggTTGGCATGGCATCGGCTGTAATAAGAAATCACCCTTTAGGACTACTGATTTAGATATGTCGGCCTATTCAATGAAACAATTATCGCCAGATTATCAAATGTATTGGCGTTTGTTAGAAGAGCATAAGGAAATTGAGGTTGTACTCAAAGTAAATGGCACTTCTTGGGTAGGTTTGGGTTGGCGTCCCAATTCACTTAACGCCGAGTGCAAAAATTTCCCGCTCATACGTGACATTGGAGATTTGAAAACCACGTTGACCGCAAGCGAACCAAGTGCTGAACCAGAACCCGAACCGAGCGCTGAACCCGAACCCAAAGCAGAACCAGAGCCATCAGCAGAACCGGAACCGAAAGCGGAGCCTGAACCATCTGCCGAACCAGAACCGTCAGCGGAACCTGAACCTAAAGCAGAACCAGAGCCATCAGCGGAACCTGAGCCTACGTCGACGCCAGAACCAAAATCTGAACCCGAACCTGTCGCGGAACCGGCACCGGAACCTACTGCTGAACCGGAGCCAAGCGCCGAACCAGAGCCAGCTGCATCCACGAAATCCAAACGCGTGGCTAAGCATGAGGATGATCAACTACAGAGTATGGAGGGCGTTACATCGGTTGCGACAAGTGTGTCATATCGCGTGAGTTCCTCAGCAGGGCGCAGACGACGTCAAGCTCCAG AACCTAAATTGAGACTGAATCCATATACACCGAAATTCGATTTCAATCCTATGGATTGTACAGATATAGTTATTGGCTCGGCACGCGGCATGGCTAGCAGGGTTGGCGATTACTATACACGTGATCGTTCCACACCACGCAAGGACGAATTTTACGGTGGCAAATCCGATCTTTCACTCGGCACGGGTTTTGAAGAAAATGGTGTAACCACAATAATCTTCCGCAAGAAACTCGTAGCCACAGAGCCAACAGATCATACTTTGGACGACGCTTTGACACATGTCATCTGGGCAAAGGGCCAAGAACCCGGTCAATATGTGCACGTACCAGCTTCAGGCATCGAAACAGAAGCTGCGTCCGTGAAAGACTTCTATCAACCTGACGAGCTCAAGTATCACGGACACAAAATGCAACGTGGTGTCACACAGCTGAATTTCTTCG AAAAAGAGAAAGCTGCCACTATTGATGGCGTAACGGAGGCCTCCACCAATTTGTTGGACAACGACTGCATGGGACATTGGAAATATCCAAGCAATTGTTCGCCTGAAAATCACACTTGCGAATATTATGCTCAATGGGAAACGGTGGGACGCGGTGATGTGATGCGTTGGCACATCGAGACTTCGAACACAAAGACTTGGACCGGCATTGGCTTTAGCGATGATGAGAAAATGTCGCAAACCGATGCCATTATCGGTTGGGTGGATCGCAATGGACGTCCCTTCTTAATGGATACATGGATTAATGGTTACGGTGCCCCAAAACTGGATGTACGACAAGATATTATCGGCACACCGTCCGGGCGCATTGAGTACGGCGTGACTATTTTGGAATTCGATCGTAAGCGTGTTAGCAATGATGAGCAG GACTTATCGTTCACCGATGATCACTGCCTGTATTTATTCTTCCCTGTGCTCGGTGGAGCATTCCATGCTGTAAACAAGAAAATGGCCAAGCACGAACGTACGCCGACCATTTCGTCTACACGTGTCTGCATTAAGTCCTGCGGCAAAG aACTGGAGAGTATTATGAACACAGCAACACCAGCTCCTGATCGCCTTGTATATGCTGTCGGCGTGAAACTCATGAAACTTGCTGAATCTTTCGAGGCACCACAACCTGGTACAGTGGAGTTCAATAACTTGGCCGCTACTATTTCAGACTCTTTTAATGGTGTGCTAAATAGTATACCAGGTTACTATAAGACGGAGATTGTCGGCTTTGAAAA ACAAGGCACAACAATGGTGGCCAAATTGCAGGCGATGTTCGATCGAGCCGATTATGAGAAAGGACATGCTTTGGCAACAAACACCGTTGGCGCGGATAATAGCGAAGCTGCTAAAAGCGGTGACATCGTAAAAGCGGCGTTGCAGGATAAAATTGCCACCGGTAAAGTGGGCTCACTTACCGTAGATCCACAATTTTTGGACTTCAAGGCGTTAGAAT ACAAAGTCGCCGACAAAAGCGAGGACACGCTGCTCTCATTCTTTGAGCTCTCCGAAGTGCGCTTGTACATAGTGCTCGGCCTAATCGCCGCTTTGGTGTTTATTGCCTTGGTACAAGCGATTTGCACCATCTGCAAGACATCGCGCAAAAACAAAGCACAAAAG CTTGTTTACGTAATACCCGACGAATGGCGGATATACCAGCAACGGCTGCACCAGCGCTACTACCAACCTTCTAGCGAACTCTGA
- the LOC120771828 gene encoding uncharacterized protein LOC120771828 isoform X4: MNAAHSNNRRRQRHKSAGVMATPSATIVSTAAALYVCLHICCLLQLGEAHVALTYPPARKYDLDFLDNSRTKGPCGMPKGTIRTSLLSGSKFNATWHLAYPHKGGFRLQLLDALDRPVLDLTPHVNGGEFVRTDVTAQSFQVSIPKDFECLNCTLRLLRQADEWSDGYRFWSCADVDIKNRKDFRETCSGNGKYFPSRCKCDKNFYGPQCQYKDECTSNQDCGNQGKCIDLAGTSLPRKQCYCNFGWHGIGCNKKSPFRTTDLDMSAYSMKQLSPDYQMYWRLLEEHKEIEVVLKVNGTSWVGLGWRPNSLNAECKNFPLIRDIGDLKTTLTASEPSAEPEPEPSAEPEPKAEPEPSAEPEPKAEPEPSAEPEPSAEPEPKAEPEPSAEPEPTSTPEPKSEPEPVAEPAPEPTAEPEPSAEPEPAASTKSKRVAKHEDDQLQSMEGVTSVATSVSYRVSSSAGRRRRQAPETSTENVPKSEPEPTAAPEPKAEPEPSAEPEPSAEPEPSAEPEPSAEPEPKAEPEPKAEPEPKAEPEPSAEPEPKSEPEPSAEPEPKAEPEPKSEPEPSAEPEPSAKPAPFSIPEPSAEPEPSAEPEPKSEPEPKPEPSAESELHTKQAITKSEPKLRLNPYTPKFDFNPMDCTDIVIGSARGMASRVGDYYTRDRSTPRKDEFYGGKSDLSLGTGFEENGVTTIIFRKKLVATEPTDHTLDDALTHVIWAKGQEPGQYVHVPASGIETEAASVKDFYQPDELKYHGHKMQRGVTQLNFFEKEKAATIDGVTEASTNLLDNDCMGHWKYPSNCSPENHTCEYYAQWETVGRGDVMRWHIETSNTKTWTGIGFSDDEKMSQTDAIIGWVDRNGRPFLMDTWINGYGAPKLDVRQDIIGTPSGRIEYGVTILEFDRKRVSNDEQDLSFTDDHCLYLFFPVLGGAFHAVNKKMAKHERTPTISSTRVCIKSCGKELESIMNTATPAPDRLVYAVGVKLMKLAESFEAPQPGTVEFNNLAATISDSFNGVLNSIPGYYKTEIVGFEKQGTTMVAKLQAMFDRADYEKGHALATNTVGADNSEAAKSGDIVKAALQDKIATGKVGSLTVDPQFLDFKALEYKVADKSEDTLLSFFELSEVRLYIVLGLIAALVFIALVQAICTICKTSRKNKAQKLVYVIPDEWRIYQQRLHQRYYQPSSEL, encoded by the exons GGCGGCTTCCGGCTGCAATTACTCGACGCACTCGACCGCCCAGTGCTGGACCTAACACCGCACGTCAATGGTGGCGAATTCGTGCGCACCGACGTTAC GGCCCAGTCCTTTCAGGTGAGCATACCCAAAGATTTTGAGTGCTTGAACTGCACACTGCGCCTATTGCGTCAAGCTGATGAATGGTCGGATGGTTATCGTTTTTGGTCTTGCGCCGATGTTGATATAAAGAATCGCAAAGACTTTCGTGAGACTTGTTCGGGCAATGGCAAATATTTCCCTTCACGTTGTAAATGTGACAAGAACTTTTATGGCCCGCAGTGTCAATACAAAGATGAGTGCACCAGCAATCAGGACTGTGGTAATCAAGGCAAATGTATCGATCTTGCCGGTACATCGCTGCCACGTAAACagtgttattgtaattttggTTGGCATGGCATCGGCTGTAATAAGAAATCACCCTTTAGGACTACTGATTTAGATATGTCGGCCTATTCAATGAAACAATTATCGCCAGATTATCAAATGTATTGGCGTTTGTTAGAAGAGCATAAGGAAATTGAGGTTGTACTCAAAGTAAATGGCACTTCTTGGGTAGGTTTGGGTTGGCGTCCCAATTCACTTAACGCCGAGTGCAAAAATTTCCCGCTCATACGTGACATTGGAGATTTGAAAACCACGTTGACCGCAAGCGAACCAAGTGCTGAACCAGAACCCGAACCGAGCGCTGAACCCGAACCCAAAGCAGAACCAGAGCCATCAGCAGAACCGGAACCGAAAGCGGAGCCTGAACCATCTGCCGAACCAGAACCGTCAGCGGAACCTGAACCTAAAGCAGAACCAGAGCCATCAGCGGAACCTGAGCCTACGTCGACGCCAGAACCAAAATCTGAACCCGAACCTGTCGCGGAACCGGCACCGGAACCTACTGCTGAACCGGAGCCAAGCGCCGAACCAGAGCCAGCTGCATCCACGAAATCCAAACGCGTGGCTAAGCATGAGGATGATCAACTACAGAGTATGGAGGGCGTTACATCGGTTGCGACAAGTGTGTCATATCGCGTGAGTTCCTCAGCAGGGCGCAGACGACGTCAAGCTCCAG AAACGAGCACTGAAAACGTACCAAAATCTGAACCCGAACCAACAGCTGCACCAGAACCGAAAGCGGAACCGGAGCCTTCGGCTGAGCCTGAGCCTTCTGCTGAACCCGAACCTTCTGCTGAACCCGAGCCCAGCGCAGAACCTGAGCCAAAAGCGGAGCCCGAACCAAAAGCAGAACCCGAGCCAAAGGCAGAGCCTGAACCCAGCGCTGAGCCAGAACCGAAGTCAGAGCCGGAACCTAGCGCAGAACCAGAGCCAAAAGCAGAACCGGAACCAAAATCAGAGCCAGAGCCAAGCGCCGAACCTGAGCCGTCAGCTAAACCAGCACCATTCTCAATACCTGAACCATCTGCTGAACCAGAGCCGTCCGCAGAACCGGAACCGAAATCAGAGCCAGAACCAAAACCCGAGCCATCAGCTGAATCGGAACTACATACCAAACAAGCTATTACCAAAAGTG AACCTAAATTGAGACTGAATCCATATACACCGAAATTCGATTTCAATCCTATGGATTGTACAGATATAGTTATTGGCTCGGCACGCGGCATGGCTAGCAGGGTTGGCGATTACTATACACGTGATCGTTCCACACCACGCAAGGACGAATTTTACGGTGGCAAATCCGATCTTTCACTCGGCACGGGTTTTGAAGAAAATGGTGTAACCACAATAATCTTCCGCAAGAAACTCGTAGCCACAGAGCCAACAGATCATACTTTGGACGACGCTTTGACACATGTCATCTGGGCAAAGGGCCAAGAACCCGGTCAATATGTGCACGTACCAGCTTCAGGCATCGAAACAGAAGCTGCGTCCGTGAAAGACTTCTATCAACCTGACGAGCTCAAGTATCACGGACACAAAATGCAACGTGGTGTCACACAGCTGAATTTCTTCG AAAAAGAGAAAGCTGCCACTATTGATGGCGTAACGGAGGCCTCCACCAATTTGTTGGACAACGACTGCATGGGACATTGGAAATATCCAAGCAATTGTTCGCCTGAAAATCACACTTGCGAATATTATGCTCAATGGGAAACGGTGGGACGCGGTGATGTGATGCGTTGGCACATCGAGACTTCGAACACAAAGACTTGGACCGGCATTGGCTTTAGCGATGATGAGAAAATGTCGCAAACCGATGCCATTATCGGTTGGGTGGATCGCAATGGACGTCCCTTCTTAATGGATACATGGATTAATGGTTACGGTGCCCCAAAACTGGATGTACGACAAGATATTATCGGCACACCGTCCGGGCGCATTGAGTACGGCGTGACTATTTTGGAATTCGATCGTAAGCGTGTTAGCAATGATGAGCAG GACTTATCGTTCACCGATGATCACTGCCTGTATTTATTCTTCCCTGTGCTCGGTGGAGCATTCCATGCTGTAAACAAGAAAATGGCCAAGCACGAACGTACGCCGACCATTTCGTCTACACGTGTCTGCATTAAGTCCTGCGGCAAAG aACTGGAGAGTATTATGAACACAGCAACACCAGCTCCTGATCGCCTTGTATATGCTGTCGGCGTGAAACTCATGAAACTTGCTGAATCTTTCGAGGCACCACAACCTGGTACAGTGGAGTTCAATAACTTGGCCGCTACTATTTCAGACTCTTTTAATGGTGTGCTAAATAGTATACCAGGTTACTATAAGACGGAGATTGTCGGCTTTGAAAA ACAAGGCACAACAATGGTGGCCAAATTGCAGGCGATGTTCGATCGAGCCGATTATGAGAAAGGACATGCTTTGGCAACAAACACCGTTGGCGCGGATAATAGCGAAGCTGCTAAAAGCGGTGACATCGTAAAAGCGGCGTTGCAGGATAAAATTGCCACCGGTAAAGTGGGCTCACTTACCGTAGATCCACAATTTTTGGACTTCAAGGCGTTAGAAT ACAAAGTCGCCGACAAAAGCGAGGACACGCTGCTCTCATTCTTTGAGCTCTCCGAAGTGCGCTTGTACATAGTGCTCGGCCTAATCGCCGCTTTGGTGTTTATTGCCTTGGTACAAGCGATTTGCACCATCTGCAAGACATCGCGCAAAAACAAAGCACAAAAG CTTGTTTACGTAATACCCGACGAATGGCGGATATACCAGCAACGGCTGCACCAGCGCTACTACCAACCTTCTAGCGAACTCTGA
- the LOC120771828 gene encoding uncharacterized protein LOC120771828 isoform X3: MNAAHSNNRRRQRHKSAGVMATPSATIVSTAAALYVCLHICCLLQLGEAHVALTYPPARKYDLDFLDNSRTKGPCGMPKGTIRTSLLSGSKFNATWHLAYPHKGGFRLQLLDALDRPVLDLTPHVNGGEFVRTDVTAQSFQVSIPKDFECLNCTLRLLRQADEWSDGYRFWSCADVDIKNRKDFRETCSGNGKYFPSRCKCDKNFYGPQCQYKDECTSNQDCGNQGKCIDLAGTSLPRKQCYCNFGWHGIGCNKKSPFRTTDLDMSAYSMKQLSPDYQMYWRLLEEHKEIEVVLKVNGTSWVGLGWRPNSLNAECKNFPLIRDIGDLKTTLTASEPSAEPEPEPSAEPEPKAEPEPSAEPEPKAEPEPSAEPEPSAEPEPKAEPEPSAEPEPTSTPEPKSEPEPVAEPAPEPTAEPEPSAEPEPAASTKSKRVAKHEDDQLQSMEGVTSVATSVSYRVSSSAGRRRRQAPEPKLRLNPYTPKFDFNPMDCTDIVIGSARGMASRVGDYYTRDRSTPRKDEFYGGKSDLSLGTGFEENGVTTIIFRKKLVATEPTDHTLDDALTHVIWAKGQEPGQYVHVPASGIETEAASVKDFYQPDELKYHGHKMQRGVTQLNFFEKEKAATIDGVTEASTNLLDNDCMGHWKYPSNCSPENHTCEYYAQWETVGRGDVMRWHIETSNTKTWTGIGFSDDEKMSQTDAIIGWVDRNGRPFLMDTWINGYGAPKLDVRQDIIGTPSGRIEYGVTILEFDRKRVSNDEQDLSFTDDHCLYLFFPVLGGAFHAVNKKMAKHERTPTISSTRVCIKSCGKELESIMNTATPAPDRLVYAVGVKLMKLAESFEAPQPGTVEFNNLAATISDSFNGVLNSIPGYYKTEIVGFEKQGTTMVAKLQAMFDRADYEKGHALATNTVGADNSEAAKSGDIVKAALQDKIATGKVGSLTVDPQFLDFKALEYKVADKSEDTLLSFFELSEVRLYIVLGLIAALVFIALVQAICTICKTSRKNKAQKDKLIQNSPWKEFASNTNYAFDPYGETEEKTLTTSTTVGASGKEKSRHRASNSNNQPQTALPMSHSPTSKSQLYYEGANGHGANGDHRSRSRNHYENGTHDYRSNGRAQRSTGNIAAATAASAANENGHYDRYERERSNERGYSRSSYAERAYSLPRQQAQQQQHANMQPSGYYTQERRGHRPTTTAAHAARDERNGRHYRDGSRTREDPRMSSSGGADTPDFYFMPSQRKYSGEVVRVYVDYNKDPNN, from the exons GGCGGCTTCCGGCTGCAATTACTCGACGCACTCGACCGCCCAGTGCTGGACCTAACACCGCACGTCAATGGTGGCGAATTCGTGCGCACCGACGTTAC GGCCCAGTCCTTTCAGGTGAGCATACCCAAAGATTTTGAGTGCTTGAACTGCACACTGCGCCTATTGCGTCAAGCTGATGAATGGTCGGATGGTTATCGTTTTTGGTCTTGCGCCGATGTTGATATAAAGAATCGCAAAGACTTTCGTGAGACTTGTTCGGGCAATGGCAAATATTTCCCTTCACGTTGTAAATGTGACAAGAACTTTTATGGCCCGCAGTGTCAATACAAAGATGAGTGCACCAGCAATCAGGACTGTGGTAATCAAGGCAAATGTATCGATCTTGCCGGTACATCGCTGCCACGTAAACagtgttattgtaattttggTTGGCATGGCATCGGCTGTAATAAGAAATCACCCTTTAGGACTACTGATTTAGATATGTCGGCCTATTCAATGAAACAATTATCGCCAGATTATCAAATGTATTGGCGTTTGTTAGAAGAGCATAAGGAAATTGAGGTTGTACTCAAAGTAAATGGCACTTCTTGGGTAGGTTTGGGTTGGCGTCCCAATTCACTTAACGCCGAGTGCAAAAATTTCCCGCTCATACGTGACATTGGAGATTTGAAAACCACGTTGACCGCAAGCGAACCAAGTGCTGAACCAGAACCCGAACCGAGCGCTGAACCCGAACCCAAAGCAGAACCAGAGCCATCAGCAGAACCGGAACCGAAAGCGGAGCCTGAACCATCTGCCGAACCAGAACCGTCAGCGGAACCTGAACCTAAAGCAGAACCAGAGCCATCAGCGGAACCTGAGCCTACGTCGACGCCAGAACCAAAATCTGAACCCGAACCTGTCGCGGAACCGGCACCGGAACCTACTGCTGAACCGGAGCCAAGCGCCGAACCAGAGCCAGCTGCATCCACGAAATCCAAACGCGTGGCTAAGCATGAGGATGATCAACTACAGAGTATGGAGGGCGTTACATCGGTTGCGACAAGTGTGTCATATCGCGTGAGTTCCTCAGCAGGGCGCAGACGACGTCAAGCTCCAG AACCTAAATTGAGACTGAATCCATATACACCGAAATTCGATTTCAATCCTATGGATTGTACAGATATAGTTATTGGCTCGGCACGCGGCATGGCTAGCAGGGTTGGCGATTACTATACACGTGATCGTTCCACACCACGCAAGGACGAATTTTACGGTGGCAAATCCGATCTTTCACTCGGCACGGGTTTTGAAGAAAATGGTGTAACCACAATAATCTTCCGCAAGAAACTCGTAGCCACAGAGCCAACAGATCATACTTTGGACGACGCTTTGACACATGTCATCTGGGCAAAGGGCCAAGAACCCGGTCAATATGTGCACGTACCAGCTTCAGGCATCGAAACAGAAGCTGCGTCCGTGAAAGACTTCTATCAACCTGACGAGCTCAAGTATCACGGACACAAAATGCAACGTGGTGTCACACAGCTGAATTTCTTCG AAAAAGAGAAAGCTGCCACTATTGATGGCGTAACGGAGGCCTCCACCAATTTGTTGGACAACGACTGCATGGGACATTGGAAATATCCAAGCAATTGTTCGCCTGAAAATCACACTTGCGAATATTATGCTCAATGGGAAACGGTGGGACGCGGTGATGTGATGCGTTGGCACATCGAGACTTCGAACACAAAGACTTGGACCGGCATTGGCTTTAGCGATGATGAGAAAATGTCGCAAACCGATGCCATTATCGGTTGGGTGGATCGCAATGGACGTCCCTTCTTAATGGATACATGGATTAATGGTTACGGTGCCCCAAAACTGGATGTACGACAAGATATTATCGGCACACCGTCCGGGCGCATTGAGTACGGCGTGACTATTTTGGAATTCGATCGTAAGCGTGTTAGCAATGATGAGCAG GACTTATCGTTCACCGATGATCACTGCCTGTATTTATTCTTCCCTGTGCTCGGTGGAGCATTCCATGCTGTAAACAAGAAAATGGCCAAGCACGAACGTACGCCGACCATTTCGTCTACACGTGTCTGCATTAAGTCCTGCGGCAAAG aACTGGAGAGTATTATGAACACAGCAACACCAGCTCCTGATCGCCTTGTATATGCTGTCGGCGTGAAACTCATGAAACTTGCTGAATCTTTCGAGGCACCACAACCTGGTACAGTGGAGTTCAATAACTTGGCCGCTACTATTTCAGACTCTTTTAATGGTGTGCTAAATAGTATACCAGGTTACTATAAGACGGAGATTGTCGGCTTTGAAAA ACAAGGCACAACAATGGTGGCCAAATTGCAGGCGATGTTCGATCGAGCCGATTATGAGAAAGGACATGCTTTGGCAACAAACACCGTTGGCGCGGATAATAGCGAAGCTGCTAAAAGCGGTGACATCGTAAAAGCGGCGTTGCAGGATAAAATTGCCACCGGTAAAGTGGGCTCACTTACCGTAGATCCACAATTTTTGGACTTCAAGGCGTTAGAAT ACAAAGTCGCCGACAAAAGCGAGGACACGCTGCTCTCATTCTTTGAGCTCTCCGAAGTGCGCTTGTACATAGTGCTCGGCCTAATCGCCGCTTTGGTGTTTATTGCCTTGGTACAAGCGATTTGCACCATCTGCAAGACATCGCGCAAAAACAAAGCACAAAAG GATAAACTCATACAAAACTCGCCCTGGAAGGAGTTCGCCTCGAACACCAACTACGCCTTCGACCCTTACGGAGAGACGGAAGAGAAAACTCTCACCACATCCACCACAGTTGGCGCCTCGGGCAAAGAGAAGTCCCGCCACCGCGCCTCCAACTCAAACAATCAACCACAAACCGCGCTGCCCATGTCCCACTCACCCACTAGCAAATCGCAACTCTACTACGAAGGCGCCAACGGACACGGCGCTAACGGTGATCACCGCTCGCGCAGTCGCAATCACTACGAGAACGGCACGCACGACTACCGCAGCAATGGACGGGCGCAACGCAGCACCGGCAATATcgccgccgccaccgccgcGTCCGCAGCCAATGAGAACGGTCATTACGATCGTTACGAACGCGAACGCAGCAATGAACGTGGCTACTCGCGCAGCTCATACGCCGAGCGCGCTTACTCGCTGCCGCGTCAACAggcgcaacaacagcagcacgcCAATATGCAGCCATCCGGCTACTACACGCAAGAGCGCCGCGGCCATCGACCCACAACAACGGCGGCGCATGCAGCGCGCGACGAGCGCAACGGTCGCCACTACCGCGACGGTTCGCGTACACGCGAAGATCCGCGCATGAGTTCGAGCGGCGGCGCCGACACACCCGACTTCTACTTCATGCCATCGCAGCGCAAGTACTCGGGCGAAGTGGTGCGCGTGTATGTGGACTACAATAAGGACCCCAACAATTGA